One window of the Candidatus Aminicenantes bacterium genome contains the following:
- a CDS encoding Do family serine endopeptidase, with translation MKRITWIAGVSFVLGALFFALTFGFLQRSSDDSATLAPQAVEAQSIEVQPSLNFVPLVRRVKPAVVKVVSEAIVEQQPSLFGDDLFDRFFNSPRRRQRVSGVGTGFVISADGDIVTNYHVVKSAIKIKIVDLKGKEYTAKKIGTDPKTDLALLKIDAKNLPYIEFGDSSNVAVGEWVLAIGNPLGQDLTVTSGIVSAKGRELEGLDVDYQDFIQTDAPINRGNSGGPLVNLEGKAIGITSVILSPSGGNIGIGFAIPSNMARRVLADLKKSGRVVRGYLGISMNEITDAEAKDYDLPEGGILVLTVEENSPAQKSGLQRYDVIVGLNGKPIESMGRFRNQVAEIRPGSKITLTVVRRKGKLEIPVTVGEAPDSLKVRLDSDEGTGEVVDLGMVVINNNASLARRHNLSTDKGVVVTQVARGGTAAENGLRPGDIILGVNRSDVESVRQFRELISGKRAGDRVLMFINRDGNEIPLRFRF, from the coding sequence ATGAAGAGAATCACCTGGATAGCCGGAGTCAGTTTTGTATTGGGGGCGCTTTTCTTTGCCCTGACTTTCGGATTCCTGCAGCGGTCGAGTGATGATTCCGCCACGCTTGCCCCCCAGGCCGTTGAGGCGCAGTCGATCGAAGTGCAACCCTCGTTGAATTTTGTTCCCCTGGTCCGCAGGGTCAAGCCGGCGGTGGTGAAAGTGGTGTCTGAGGCCATTGTGGAACAACAACCTTCCCTGTTCGGTGATGACCTCTTTGATCGCTTTTTTAACTCTCCCCGCCGGCGCCAGCGTGTGTCCGGTGTGGGGACCGGGTTTGTTATCTCTGCTGACGGGGACATCGTGACCAACTACCACGTGGTTAAAAGCGCCATCAAGATCAAGATTGTTGATTTAAAGGGCAAAGAATATACGGCCAAGAAAATCGGTACGGATCCCAAAACCGACCTGGCCTTGCTGAAAATCGATGCCAAAAATCTGCCCTATATTGAATTTGGGGACTCTTCCAACGTGGCCGTGGGGGAATGGGTGCTGGCCATCGGCAATCCCCTGGGACAGGATTTGACCGTGACGTCAGGGATCGTTTCCGCCAAGGGCCGGGAACTGGAAGGACTGGATGTCGACTACCAGGACTTTATCCAGACGGATGCCCCCATCAACCGCGGAAACTCCGGAGGGCCGCTGGTCAACCTCGAGGGCAAGGCAATCGGTATTACCTCGGTGATTCTTTCCCCCAGCGGCGGCAACATCGGCATCGGGTTTGCCATTCCATCCAACATGGCGCGCCGGGTTCTCGCCGACTTAAAGAAGTCCGGCCGCGTGGTTCGGGGCTACCTGGGTATCAGCATGAACGAAATCACCGATGCCGAAGCGAAAGATTACGACCTGCCCGAAGGCGGTATTCTCGTGCTGACTGTTGAAGAAAACTCTCCGGCGCAGAAGAGCGGCTTGCAACGTTATGACGTGATCGTGGGCTTGAACGGCAAGCCGATTGAATCCATGGGCCGGTTTCGCAACCAGGTGGCGGAAATTCGTCCCGGCAGCAAAATCACCCTGACCGTTGTGCGGCGCAAAGGCAAGTTGGAAATTCCGGTAACGGTCGGCGAAGCGCCGGATTCCCTGAAAGTACGCCTGGACAGCGACGAAGGCACCGGGGAGGTGGTGGATCTGGGCATGGTGGTGATAAACAACAATGCCAGCCTGGCCCGGCGCCACAACCTGTCCACTGACAAAGGCGTTGTCGTGACCCAGGTGGCCCGAGGCGGAACCGCGGCGGAAAACGGATTGCGTCCCGGGGACATCATTCTGGGTGTGAACCGGAGTGATGTTGAGTCGGTACGACAGTTTCGCGAGTTGATTTCCGGCAAGCGTGCCGGCGACCGGGTCTTGATGTTCATCAATCGCGACGGCAACGAAATCCCGCTGCGTTTCAGGTTCTGA
- a CDS encoding DegV family EDD domain-containing protein, which translates to MSARKTGRTTRRLTHIDGRVLYTAFAAGSNKILAHQQYMNRINVFPVPDGDTGTNLAATVQHILDETRPQRSLKLTADAMASAALDGARGNSGIILAQFLYGFSQKIREHQINVRRFAGAINRAFQCALQAIERPVEGTIITVMRDWIRHVDSLKESRDDFGQLITESLKSATRSLKQTPEKLKVLRQNKVVDAGAQGFVFFLEGIIEFLKASNPRALLRSMRRASLPPAVNEPLHSGPPQHRYCTEAIVEGKDMDFNRIRLAVSGMGDSLVLAGSPEKLRLHVHSNDPAHVFAYLRPFGRITRQKADDMEMQYQVMNHRRADIALVTDSVCDMPLDAMQEMQVHMVPLNLHFGEAGFLDKVTMTPDHFYTQAETARLFPTTSQPSHREFETTYRFLASHYPSIIAIHLSRQLSGTWQNSRLAAEKVARETGRRITVIDSRQLSGSLGLIVYRAAAAILNGANHDEVVRRAESWREQTRILVSVKTMEFMVRGGRVSPLKGRLARAMNLKPIISLDAEGKSVLYDKAFSHKGNMRKVLRLINRQLDRGALWNYCMLHAHNPLDAAWFSRQIEKETGKPPLYTVDISPVVGANAGKGAVAVALMTDVRT; encoded by the coding sequence ATGAGCGCACGAAAAACCGGCCGGACGACGCGTCGCTTGACCCATATCGATGGTCGCGTCCTCTACACGGCTTTTGCCGCCGGATCAAACAAGATCCTGGCCCACCAGCAGTACATGAACCGCATCAACGTTTTCCCCGTACCCGACGGGGATACGGGAACCAACCTGGCCGCCACCGTGCAACACATCCTGGACGAGACGCGCCCCCAACGCTCCCTGAAACTCACGGCGGATGCCATGGCCAGTGCGGCATTGGATGGCGCCCGGGGAAATTCCGGCATTATCCTGGCCCAATTCCTTTACGGCTTCAGCCAGAAAATCCGTGAACACCAGATCAATGTCAGGCGTTTTGCCGGCGCTATAAACCGTGCCTTCCAATGCGCATTGCAAGCCATTGAGCGTCCCGTGGAAGGCACGATCATCACAGTCATGCGCGACTGGATCCGGCATGTGGACAGTTTAAAGGAAAGCCGCGATGATTTCGGCCAATTGATTACGGAGTCACTGAAATCAGCGACCCGGTCATTAAAGCAAACCCCGGAAAAACTAAAAGTCCTGCGTCAAAACAAGGTGGTGGATGCCGGGGCACAGGGATTCGTGTTTTTCCTGGAAGGCATAATCGAGTTCCTGAAAGCCAGCAATCCCCGGGCATTGTTGCGATCAATGCGGCGTGCATCCCTGCCCCCCGCGGTCAACGAACCCCTGCATTCCGGCCCGCCGCAGCACCGCTATTGCACTGAGGCCATCGTCGAAGGAAAGGATATGGATTTCAACCGCATCCGCCTGGCAGTCAGCGGCATGGGTGACTCGCTGGTGCTGGCGGGCAGCCCGGAAAAACTGCGGTTGCACGTCCACAGCAACGATCCCGCTCACGTGTTCGCGTACCTTCGCCCGTTCGGCCGTATTACGCGCCAGAAAGCCGACGACATGGAGATGCAATACCAGGTGATGAACCACCGCAGAGCGGATATCGCCCTGGTGACCGACTCGGTTTGCGACATGCCCCTCGATGCCATGCAGGAGATGCAGGTGCACATGGTGCCCCTGAATCTGCATTTCGGTGAAGCCGGTTTTCTAGACAAGGTCACCATGACACCGGACCATTTCTACACCCAGGCTGAAACCGCGCGGCTTTTCCCCACCACCTCGCAACCCTCCCACCGTGAATTCGAAACCACCTACCGTTTTCTGGCTTCTCACTACCCATCCATCATCGCCATCCATTTGAGTCGGCAGTTGAGCGGCACCTGGCAAAACAGCCGCCTGGCCGCGGAGAAAGTGGCAAGAGAAACCGGAAGAAGAATCACGGTGATCGACTCCCGCCAACTATCCGGATCTTTGGGCTTAATCGTCTACCGCGCGGCCGCGGCCATCCTCAACGGGGCGAATCACGATGAAGTGGTCCGCCGGGCGGAATCCTGGAGGGAACAGACCCGCATCCTGGTCAGCGTCAAAACCATGGAATTCATGGTGCGGGGCGGCCGGGTCAGCCCACTGAAAGGCCGTCTGGCAAGGGCCATGAACCTCAAACCCATCATCTCCCTGGATGCGGAAGGCAAATCCGTTCTCTATGATAAGGCGTTCAGTCACAAAGGAAATATGCGTAAAGTGTTGCGCCTCATCAACCGTCAACTGGACCGGGGAGCCTTGTGGAACTACTGCATGCTTCACGCCCATAACCCCCTTGACGCGGCCTGGTTCTCACGTCAGATCGAAAAAGAGACCGGCAAACCCCCGCTTTACACAGTGGACATTTCACCCGTTGTCGGGGCCAATGCCGGCAAGGGCGCCGTAGCTGTGGCCTTGATGACCGACGTCAGAACCTGA
- a CDS encoding SDR family NAD(P)-dependent oxidoreductase: protein MAFLELKNRLIMVTGASSGLGRSLALQLALREGAHLWLCARREERLLGLKKEIHARSGVDIEVRCIDLSQAGDRRSLLDAAAADPSVFGLINNAGMTRYGPMALVDMDAFRSVMEVNLAAVMELSLGFVEIMRDRGEGFLLNVTSEAAFVPTPYQGFYSATKHGVQAFTDALRMEYRRSPIFIGTLVPGGIRTDMITSSGLDRRIPRDSRLNMTAEKAASACIRGLKRRRPITVPGLLNRANHLLLTRFMPREWVLRAAERLYRPPAGHGSE, encoded by the coding sequence ATGGCGTTTTTGGAACTGAAAAACCGGCTTATCATGGTTACCGGCGCCTCTTCCGGTTTGGGAAGATCCCTAGCGCTTCAACTGGCGTTACGGGAAGGCGCCCATTTGTGGCTATGCGCACGGCGGGAAGAGCGTCTGCTTGGGTTAAAAAAGGAGATCCATGCCCGGTCCGGTGTAGATATCGAGGTCCGTTGCATTGACCTGTCACAAGCCGGGGATCGCCGCAGCCTGCTGGATGCCGCAGCCGCCGACCCTTCGGTGTTCGGCCTGATCAACAATGCGGGTATGACCCGCTACGGACCTATGGCGTTGGTGGATATGGATGCCTTCCGCAGCGTAATGGAAGTCAACTTGGCGGCAGTCATGGAGTTGAGCCTGGGTTTTGTGGAAATCATGCGGGATCGGGGAGAGGGGTTTCTCTTGAACGTAACCAGCGAAGCGGCTTTTGTGCCCACGCCTTATCAAGGATTCTACTCAGCCACCAAGCATGGTGTTCAGGCCTTTACCGATGCCCTGCGCATGGAATACCGGCGTTCACCGATCTTTATCGGTACCCTTGTTCCCGGCGGCATCCGCACCGATATGATCACGTCGTCCGGACTGGACCGCCGCATTCCTCGAGACAGCCGCTTGAACATGACGGCTGAAAAAGCCGCTTCAGCCTGCATCCGGGGCTTGAAACGGCGCAGGCCGATCACGGTGCCTGGTTTGCTGAACCGTGCCAATCACCTGCTGCTGACCCGCTTCATGCCCCGGGAATGGGTGCTGAGGGCCGCGGAACGCCTCTACCGTCCCCCCGCGGGGCATGGATCTGAATGA
- a CDS encoding peptidase M64, whose translation MLIRLQEGSMNRMPAVVFILLLISLAIQAETADTDFSRHFVDRTLRVDYYHTGNRETDTITLDRMYKEGIWAGPVRFLRDPFNNGQYYVKVFDTESGDLLYSRGFNSYFYEYRTTEPAIQGRQRTFHESVRIPFPRRPIRLVLQNRDQKLQLQTVFTLEIDPQNDYFDTAPPAVTVQISNLLQSGHPHHCVDLAMVAEGYRLEDRQKLERDFARARDVLFSREPYASQRDRFNLYGVFAPSRDAGCDEPREKKYRDTAVESSFNALNLARYLLVESNQRLQNTLSRVPFDAVIVLVNHERYGGGGIYNQYCVFTVGSKASAYLLLHEFGHSFAGLADEYYSSRVSYNEFVPPGVEPMEPNVTALLDPAQLKWKELVKPETPVPTPWDKERFDKLSTAEQAGHLERDEYRGVVGAFEGAMYASTGMFRPTIDCIMFSRHTLDYCPVCRNAIERVIRHYCGIDQ comes from the coding sequence ATGTTAATCAGGCTTCAGGAGGGTTCCATGAATCGCATGCCGGCAGTGGTGTTCATTTTGCTCTTGATCAGCCTCGCGATCCAGGCTGAAACCGCAGACACCGATTTTTCCCGCCATTTTGTTGACCGCACCCTTCGTGTTGACTACTACCATACCGGTAACCGGGAAACGGATACCATCACCCTGGACCGCATGTACAAAGAAGGCATATGGGCGGGACCGGTACGTTTTCTTCGGGACCCATTCAACAACGGCCAATACTACGTCAAGGTGTTTGACACGGAATCTGGTGATTTGCTCTATTCCAGGGGATTCAACAGTTACTTTTATGAATACCGCACCACCGAGCCGGCGATCCAGGGGCGACAGCGGACTTTTCACGAAAGTGTGCGCATTCCGTTTCCGCGACGCCCCATCCGCCTGGTGTTGCAAAACCGGGATCAAAAACTGCAACTCCAGACGGTTTTCACCCTGGAAATCGACCCGCAAAATGATTACTTCGACACCGCGCCACCGGCCGTAACGGTGCAAATCAGCAACCTACTACAAAGCGGCCATCCCCACCACTGCGTGGACCTGGCCATGGTCGCGGAGGGGTACCGACTGGAAGACCGGCAAAAACTGGAAAGGGATTTCGCCCGGGCCCGCGACGTATTGTTCAGCAGAGAACCCTATGCTTCCCAGCGTGACCGCTTCAACCTGTACGGCGTCTTTGCCCCATCCCGGGATGCGGGATGTGATGAACCCAGGGAAAAGAAGTACCGTGACACCGCGGTTGAGTCTTCTTTCAACGCCTTGAACCTGGCCCGCTACCTTCTTGTGGAAAGCAACCAACGCCTGCAGAACACTTTATCGCGGGTTCCCTTTGACGCCGTCATTGTGCTGGTCAACCACGAACGCTACGGCGGGGGAGGCATATACAACCAGTACTGCGTATTTACCGTTGGCAGCAAGGCCAGTGCTTACCTCCTGTTGCACGAATTCGGCCATTCCTTTGCCGGTTTGGCCGATGAGTATTACTCATCCCGGGTTTCTTACAACGAGTTCGTTCCCCCGGGCGTTGAGCCCATGGAACCCAACGTGACGGCCCTGCTGGACCCGGCGCAACTGAAGTGGAAAGAACTGGTGAAACCGGAAACACCCGTTCCCACACCCTGGGACAAAGAGCGCTTCGACAAACTCTCCACTGCCGAGCAGGCCGGACACCTCGAGCGCGACGAGTACCGCGGGGTGGTGGGGGCGTTCGAAGGCGCCATGTACGCATCGACAGGCATGTTCCGTCCCACCATAGATTGCATTATGTTCAGCCGCCACACCCTGGATTACTGCCCCGTGTGCCGGAACGCGATTGAACGCGTAATCCGCCACTACTGCGGGATCGACCAATAA
- a CDS encoding thymidine kinase, producing MAQLYFRYSTMNAGKSTEILKIAHNYEEQNKRVLLCTPALDDRFGRGMITSRMGFSREALILDNQVDVVERVKQHRPDCVLVDEGQFLTRAQVVSLSRVVDDVGVPVIVYGLKNDFRNRLFPGSESLLLFADKVEEVKTVCWYCPKKATMLIRMRDGRPVSRGAQVEIGGNDKYVSVCRRCYARRLPLE from the coding sequence ATGGCCCAGCTCTATTTCCGTTACTCAACCATGAACGCGGGAAAATCGACGGAAATCCTGAAAATCGCGCACAACTACGAGGAACAGAACAAGCGGGTGTTGTTGTGCACGCCCGCTTTGGACGACCGCTTCGGCCGCGGAATGATAACCTCACGCATGGGATTTTCGCGGGAAGCGTTGATCCTGGATAACCAGGTTGATGTGGTCGAACGGGTCAAACAGCATCGCCCCGACTGCGTATTGGTGGACGAGGGCCAGTTCCTGACCCGGGCCCAGGTAGTTTCGCTTTCCCGGGTCGTGGATGATGTCGGCGTTCCCGTCATCGTGTACGGATTGAAAAACGATTTCCGCAACCGGCTTTTCCCGGGCAGTGAAAGCCTGCTTTTGTTTGCGGATAAGGTCGAAGAAGTCAAAACCGTTTGCTGGTATTGTCCCAAAAAGGCAACCATGTTGATCCGCATGCGTGACGGCCGGCCGGTCAGCCGGGGAGCGCAGGTGGAAATCGGAGGTAACGACAAGTACGTTTCCGTGTGTCGGCGTTGCTATGCCCGGCGCCTGCCCCTGGAATGA
- a CDS encoding GNAT family N-acetyltransferase: MKPLNIRDMIEAKQPDFFQKYPRFVSRLIVRFLNWLLHIDEANEFIRNHSDKKNLEFIDEIFEFLDFSYLLSSRDRQRIPSEGKLVIVSNHPLGALDGLAILKAVGEIRSDIKVVVNDVLAGIPQLADLFLPYNIFSPQAQRQRVSQIMRAFANEEAVLFFPSAEVSRLKAGRVVDGYWYNGPIYFAQKYEVPILPINVKSRNSLWFYLISFLHKKFSMFLLPREVFKKRGKNLRLKIGDPIPGRYLKQSPLHPNLLIKMLKKHVYKLARKSRPRVFKTEKTILHPISKPILKQELAESRLLDSPEAHLRLYQVDFQTAPNVVKEIARLREMTFRRVDEGTGGRIDMDEYDRFYAHLVLWNEQNLEIVGSYRLIRVAEVVERFKRPHIYTASLFKYTSRFNPVLSQSAELGRSFIQYRYWNTRALDYLWRGIGLYVSQFNDLRYLLGAVSISHSFSSTAKSLIVYYFQKWYGDPENLVRAKSPYIISREQLDEMENRFSGESAEADFPVLKQTLKSLGYAVPVLFRQYIQQCLPGGVRFMDFCVDLDFNTVDGLLVMDMTRMDPRKKERFRITGSGTIAAEETKLKS, encoded by the coding sequence ATGAAACCACTGAACATCCGGGATATGATCGAGGCCAAACAGCCGGATTTCTTTCAAAAATACCCCCGTTTCGTCAGCCGCCTGATCGTGCGTTTTCTGAACTGGCTGCTTCACATCGACGAGGCCAATGAGTTTATCCGGAACCACAGCGACAAAAAGAATTTAGAGTTCATCGACGAGATCTTTGAGTTTCTGGACTTTTCTTACCTCTTGAGCAGCCGGGACCGGCAACGAATCCCTTCCGAAGGCAAGTTGGTGATCGTTTCCAATCATCCCCTCGGCGCCCTGGACGGGCTGGCCATCCTGAAAGCCGTTGGAGAAATCCGCTCGGACATCAAGGTGGTGGTCAACGACGTGCTGGCCGGCATTCCCCAATTGGCGGATTTATTTCTGCCCTACAACATCTTTTCCCCCCAGGCCCAGCGCCAGCGTGTCAGCCAGATCATGCGTGCCTTTGCCAATGAGGAAGCGGTCCTGTTTTTTCCATCCGCCGAAGTGTCCCGCCTGAAAGCCGGGCGGGTGGTGGATGGGTATTGGTATAACGGACCCATCTACTTTGCCCAGAAATACGAAGTCCCGATCCTGCCCATAAACGTCAAATCGCGCAACTCTCTCTGGTTTTACCTGATCTCATTTCTGCACAAGAAATTTTCCATGTTCCTGCTGCCCAGGGAGGTTTTTAAAAAACGCGGCAAAAACCTGCGCTTAAAAATCGGCGACCCCATTCCCGGGCGCTACCTCAAACAAAGTCCGCTTCACCCCAACCTGTTAATCAAGATGCTCAAAAAGCACGTCTACAAGCTGGCGCGAAAATCCCGCCCGCGCGTTTTCAAAACCGAAAAAACCATTCTCCACCCCATAAGCAAACCCATTCTCAAGCAGGAACTGGCGGAATCCCGCCTGCTGGATTCACCTGAAGCACACTTGCGCCTTTACCAGGTGGATTTTCAAACCGCGCCCAATGTCGTAAAAGAGATTGCGCGCCTGCGCGAGATGACGTTCAGGCGAGTGGATGAAGGAACGGGCGGGCGCATTGACATGGACGAGTATGACCGGTTTTACGCCCACCTGGTGTTGTGGAACGAACAGAACTTGGAGATCGTGGGCTCCTACCGGTTGATTCGGGTGGCCGAAGTCGTGGAACGCTTCAAGCGCCCCCACATCTACACGGCTTCCCTGTTCAAGTATACCAGCCGTTTCAACCCCGTGCTGTCGCAATCCGCTGAACTGGGAAGGAGTTTTATTCAATACCGTTATTGGAACACGCGCGCCCTGGACTATCTCTGGCGGGGAATCGGATTGTACGTGTCCCAGTTCAACGACCTGCGCTACCTGCTGGGAGCGGTCAGCATCAGCCATTCCTTTTCCTCTACGGCCAAAAGCCTGATCGTTTACTACTTCCAGAAATGGTATGGGGATCCGGAAAACCTGGTCCGGGCCAAGTCCCCCTATATCATCAGCCGCGAGCAATTGGATGAAATGGAAAACAGGTTCAGCGGAGAAAGCGCTGAAGCCGACTTCCCTGTTCTCAAGCAGACGCTGAAATCACTGGGCTACGCGGTTCCCGTCCTGTTCCGCCAGTACATCCAGCAATGTCTGCCCGGAGGAGTCCGCTTCATGGATTTCTGCGTGGATCTTGACTTCAATACCGTAGACGGATTGCTGGTCATGGATATGACCCGAATGGATCCGCGCAAAAAAGAGCGCTTCAGAATTACCGGATCCGGAACAATTGCTGCTGAAGAAACAAAGTTGAAGAGTTGA
- a CDS encoding uridine kinase, translating into MQIRPLTIGICGGSGAGKTTLADELCRCFPTGLILRIPHDAYYRDLSDMEAPLREKMNFDHPDALETEALVRDLEALRQGKPVRIPEYDFFRHRRVGERPVEPAAVVLLEGILILAETRLRSLLDIKVFVQVDEDIRLSRRLERDIRERGRDLDSVLAQYYATVRPMHRAFVQPSCYCADLVLLDSRNQVAVELLAARIREHLSAGSCAGNGSDE; encoded by the coding sequence ATGCAGATAAGACCACTGACAATCGGTATTTGCGGTGGCAGCGGGGCGGGGAAAACCACCCTGGCGGACGAATTGTGCCGTTGTTTTCCCACGGGCTTGATCCTGCGGATTCCCCATGACGCGTATTACCGGGACCTCTCCGACATGGAAGCTCCATTGCGTGAAAAAATGAACTTCGATCATCCGGATGCACTGGAAACAGAGGCCCTGGTGCGGGATCTCGAGGCCCTGCGCCAGGGGAAACCCGTGCGCATTCCCGAATACGATTTTTTTCGACACCGGCGGGTCGGTGAAAGGCCCGTGGAGCCTGCGGCTGTGGTGCTTCTGGAAGGCATTCTGATCCTGGCGGAGACCCGCCTGCGCTCATTGCTGGATATCAAGGTGTTTGTGCAGGTAGACGAGGACATCCGTTTGTCCCGCAGGCTTGAGCGTGATATCCGGGAGAGGGGCAGGGACCTGGACTCGGTGCTGGCACAATACTACGCCACGGTCCGTCCGATGCACCGGGCGTTTGTCCAACCCAGTTGTTATTGCGCGGACCTGGTGCTATTGGACAGCCGCAACCAGGTAGCCGTTGAGTTGCTGGCGGCGCGCATCCGGGAACACTTGTCGGCCGGGTCGTGTGCAGGAAATGGAAGCGATGAGTGA
- a CDS encoding hypoxanthine phosphoribosyltransferase produces MSDKLFVDAGSLLEDSMRLGMQVLKSGFRPSFIVGIWRGGTPVGIAVQELLDFNGIKTDHISIRTSAYTGIARRNREIRVHGMDYIVDQINAEDGLLIVDDVYDTGLSIQAVRETLQRRCRRNTPQDIRIAVVYFKPENNLTSVHPDFFVHCTDKWLIFPHELDGLSADEVRRHKPGVAAILEEIKK; encoded by the coding sequence ATGAGTGATAAACTGTTTGTTGACGCCGGCTCCTTGCTGGAAGATTCAATGCGTTTGGGCATGCAGGTTTTGAAAAGCGGTTTCCGCCCATCTTTTATCGTGGGGATCTGGCGCGGAGGCACTCCCGTGGGCATTGCCGTTCAAGAGTTACTGGATTTCAACGGCATCAAGACCGATCACATTTCCATCCGTACCTCCGCCTATACCGGTATCGCCCGGCGCAACCGCGAGATCCGTGTTCACGGTATGGATTATATCGTGGACCAGATCAACGCCGAAGACGGGTTATTGATCGTGGATGATGTTTACGATACCGGCTTGAGCATCCAGGCGGTGCGGGAAACCCTGCAGCGCAGGTGTCGGCGCAATACCCCCCAGGATATCCGCATTGCCGTGGTCTACTTTAAACCGGAAAACAACCTGACATCGGTTCATCCTGATTTTTTTGTGCATTGTACCGATAAATGGCTGATCTTTCCACACGAACTCGACGGCTTGAGCGCTGACGAAGTACGTCGGCACAAGCCCGGAGTCGCCGCCATACTTGAGGAGATAAAAAAGTGA
- a CDS encoding adenosine deaminase family protein, whose protein sequence is MKISREFIERIPKTDLHLHLDGSMRLKTLLELAQKAGVELPGRTEAELKRTVFKDKYADLGEYLKGFGYLTAVMQTPDALERVARELAEDNQAEGVRYIEVRFAPQLHQHPGMGIMDVFQAVYRGLESAKQAFNQRPEVRNGKEPAFDYGIIACAMRMFDTGFSNYFDRLLDVHCNSERKWIFSLASQELVRAAIHARDVLAIPVAGFDLAGQEKGYPAVDHAPAYALAHRHFLKKTVHAGEAFGPESIFQAITELHADRLGHALHLFDEDYIGDPAIQDRSRYVDNLVQYIGDRRITIEVCLTSNLQTNPDLNRLSDHSFGRMMKNQLSVTICTDNRTVSATTVSNEMMRAVEAFDLKAKDLKDLVIHGFKRSFFPGTYVQKRRYVRRMIDFYETVERRF, encoded by the coding sequence GTGAAAATCAGCCGAGAGTTTATTGAGAGGATTCCCAAAACCGACCTTCACCTTCACCTGGACGGCTCCATGCGGTTGAAAACACTGCTCGAGCTGGCGCAAAAGGCCGGAGTCGAACTTCCCGGCCGCACGGAAGCGGAATTAAAGCGAACCGTTTTCAAGGATAAGTACGCCGACCTCGGCGAATACCTAAAGGGTTTCGGCTACCTGACCGCCGTGATGCAAACGCCGGATGCACTGGAACGGGTGGCGCGGGAACTGGCGGAAGACAACCAGGCGGAAGGCGTCCGCTATATTGAAGTGCGTTTCGCGCCTCAACTGCACCAGCATCCGGGAATGGGGATCATGGATGTGTTTCAAGCTGTTTACCGCGGTCTGGAAAGCGCCAAGCAGGCGTTCAACCAGCGACCGGAAGTCCGCAACGGAAAGGAACCCGCCTTTGATTACGGAATTATCGCTTGTGCCATGCGCATGTTTGACACGGGCTTTTCAAATTACTTTGATCGCCTTCTGGATGTTCATTGCAATTCCGAGCGCAAATGGATCTTTTCCCTGGCATCGCAGGAACTGGTGCGCGCGGCCATTCATGCCCGGGATGTCCTGGCAATCCCTGTGGCGGGCTTTGACCTGGCAGGGCAGGAAAAGGGGTACCCGGCCGTGGATCACGCCCCGGCCTATGCCCTGGCGCACCGGCACTTTTTGAAAAAGACGGTGCACGCGGGTGAAGCGTTCGGCCCCGAGAGCATTTTTCAAGCCATTACAGAACTTCATGCCGACCGGCTCGGCCACGCCCTGCACCTTTTCGACGAGGATTACATCGGGGACCCTGCCATCCAGGATAGAAGCCGTTATGTAGACAACCTGGTCCAGTATATCGGCGACCGGCGTATCACCATCGAGGTGTGCCTGACCTCGAACCTCCAGACCAATCCGGATCTAAACCGGTTAAGCGACCATTCCTTCGGACGCATGATGAAAAACCAGTTGTCCGTCACCATCTGTACGGATAACAGGACGGTTTCGGCCACAACGGTCTCGAATGAGATGATGCGGGCCGTGGAAGCGTTTGATCTGAAAGCCAAGGATCTCAAGGACCTGGTGATTCATGGATTCAAGCGCAGTTTCTTTCCTGGAACCTATGTTCAGAAAAGGCGTTACGTGCGCCGGATGATCGATTTTTACGAAACAGTGGAACGGCGTTTCTGA